Proteins encoded by one window of Maniola hyperantus chromosome 10, iAphHyp1.2, whole genome shotgun sequence:
- the LOC138402929 gene encoding uncharacterized protein → MDRIEVYQFERGAALLCTRRAVHGSHVERVARRLAQPGAVLLRELLGAIRVLIAAPLHVALQLVRCVADSTRDSVGGASDALLKPLIVLAFNALLRPPLLLAGATCTALREAVHPAVLLLGDILEAAARPLAALRLVHVERGCACACRTAQRV, encoded by the coding sequence ATGGACCGCATAGAGGTGTATCAGTTCGAACGCGGCGCGGCGCTGCTGTGCACACGGCGCGCCGTGCACGGGTCACATGTGGAGCGTGTGGCACGACGACTGGCACAACCCGGCGCCGTGCTGCTGCGTGAACTGCTGGGCGCGATACGTGTGCTGATTGCAGCGCCATTGCACGTGGCACTGCAGCTGGTACGCTGTGTGGCGGACAGCACGCGCGACTCTGTAGGCGGCGCATCCGACGCTTTGCTCAAGCCGCTGATAGTACTGGCCTTTAATGCATTGCTGCGGCCGCCGCTGCTGCTGGCAGGCGCGACGTGCACAGCGCTGCGTGAGGCGGTACATCCCGCCGTGTTGCTGCTGGGTGATATCCTGGAGGCTGCAGCACGCCCGCTTGCCGCGTTGCGCCTCGTGCACGTGGAGCGCGGCTGTGCTTGCGCCTGCCGCACCGCACAGCGCGTCTAG